The following proteins come from a genomic window of Lytechinus pictus isolate F3 Inbred chromosome 1, Lp3.0, whole genome shotgun sequence:
- the LOC129277785 gene encoding E3 ubiquitin-protein ligase TRIM71-like produces the protein MASAPSPTIEGRFQKCLKPGLNRPHDVIFHQGQYIVTDTFHNRVIAVNPADNSLEVLCEKKQERLSSNMRPYGIVALSDSKQDFLITDAANRSILRYTDNSCKVWSEAELPQNGCPAGIAVDASSGNAYVADSQNRCIRVYDADGRYCRSFGSDHLQSPWFLDFNSEGHIFVTDNLAGLKIFAKDGKFVKKLAIRSENRSWSCRGVTIDQYDNIFVTARAKGSFRLLSREKVVVFDHTHRVVSSLGGLMQFNYVRGLCCDYGNNRLVVVDGEWHRLQLYKLYNKKQSALRQHSVLVDSPRDEGDQALKEHGGDCDDEMDEGFVIVSSCDCQADIDDGDVDDPETRMDDYDYDYSHLELFREENYNIASLNLQPESVE, from the coding sequence ATGGCGTCTGCTCCATCTCCGACAATCGAAGGACGTTTCCAGAAGTGTCTAAAACCTGGTCTCAATCGCCCACATGATGTGATCTTTCACCAAGGCCAATACATCGTCACCGATACATTTCACAACCGGGTCATAGCAGTGAATCCAGCAGACAATTCTTTAGAGGTCCTCTGCGAAAAGAAGCAAGAGAGATTGTCATCGAATATGAGGCCTTACGGGATCGTTGCTTTGTCGGATTCCAAGCAAGATTTCCTCATCACCGACGCAGCAAACCGGAGTATTCTGAGGTACACTGACAACTCTTGCAAGGTCTGGAGCGAGGCGGAGCTGCCTCAGAATGGATGCCCGGCTGGAATAGCGGTTGATGCATCATCAGGTAATGCTTACGTCGCTGACTCTCAGAATCGCTGTATCAGGGTTTATGATGCGGATGGTAGATACTGTCGTTCTTTTGGTTCGGACCATCTCCAATCGCCCTGGTTCCTGGACTTCAACTCCGAAGGGCATATCTTTGTGACGGACAACCTGGCAGGGTTGAAGATCTTTGCAAAGGACGGCAAGTTCGTTAAGAAACTGGCGATACGTTCTGAGAACAGGTCTTGGTCCTGCCGCGGGGTGACCATCGATCAGTATGATAATATATTTGTGACTGCGAGGGCGAAGGGTTCTTTTCGATTACTCAGCAGAGAAAAGGTCGTGGTCTTTGATCACACTCATAGAGTGGTCTCCAGCCTTGGAGGATTGATGCAGTTCAACTATGTGCGAGGTCTTTGCTGCGACTACGGAAACAATCGCCTTGTCGTAGTGGATGGGGAATGGCATCGGCTTCAACTCTATAAactttacaataaaaaacaatcagCCCTAAGACAACATTCAGTTCTTGTAGACTCACCCAGAGACGAAGGAGACCAAGCTCTAAAGGAACATGGCGGTGATTGCGATGACGAAATGGATGAAGGCTTCGTCATAGTGAGTTCATGCGATTGCCAAGCCGATATTGACGACGGTGATGTTGACGACCCTGAAACACGAATGGACGATTACGACTATGACTACAGCCACCTTGAACTCTTCAGAGAAGAAAACTATAACATTGCGTCTCTCAATTTGCAACCCGAATCCGTAGAGTAG